A single window of Pyxidicoccus xibeiensis DNA harbors:
- a CDS encoding ATP-binding protein — protein sequence MRFGGDLARLRSGLMLRIGLLLSLFLLFLGASQGLMAEVARAKRADAAMLNVAGSLRMLAERYTRETNLALVGLSQRDWPLLMEERSAAQQTVRLFHERVRALLMGGTVELGGQPVTIPAMQAEELHGPLRNIEEGFRELEHAGVMALRAERSELTNNPHIDRIQEKSAELVEQTDEYVALLQRGSDQTLGRLRWLQGGTLLAGLGLFAVLLLFVYHRVVVPLDASVRAVRRSEQMHRALFEGALVGLWQVSAGRFARANRLAADLFGKTAPAALEGKTLDDVLGGAAAPLRERLAGGGVVEEYELELADGKGGLRCLALSACLDAERDLLEGTVVDITPRRRAEAALRKTQARLLESAHRAGQLQIVSSLVEYSQALIFVKDTRGRYLTVNRRLVELLGAGERRELIGRTDADLFPPELAEHFLESDRQVMEADATCDYEQVYPGADGPHTYLVQKFPLRDTTGAIHAVCGIATDITERKHAEESLRLLSDTSRRLASSLDFEVTLDTVAHLLVPALARTCVLLVQEPGDGDAPRWRQVVADAEACRERRQRALEQEVSPEQLSRWLAAVRDASGACTPVRDSPPQAPPAWVTPLRVRGEVLGLYVLFPEPGRGPYSEAELALIEEVSQRGGLAIDAARLYRRSREATQAREEFLSIASHELKTPLTSLKLHLQSLEREARRPRPGTESVRITRLLHLADRQLNRLREHIDNLLDVSRILTGRMELHFGDVELSEVVGEVLAGLNEELSRGRIPVQFEHDGPIHARWDRPRIEQVVSNLVGNAIKYGEQKPVRVSARAQAGRVWLRVQDQGPGIAPKDRERIFQVFERAVRGTNISGFGLGLYVTRQIVQAHGGTIQVEDTPGGGTTFVVELPVDPESPAEPVGTRHPPGLEAGAESQAMC from the coding sequence ATGCGGTTCGGGGGAGACCTGGCACGCCTGCGGTCCGGACTGATGTTGCGGATTGGCCTGCTGCTCTCCCTGTTCCTGCTGTTCCTGGGGGCGTCGCAAGGCCTCATGGCGGAGGTGGCCCGCGCCAAGCGCGCGGATGCCGCGATGCTCAACGTCGCGGGCTCGCTCCGGATGCTGGCCGAGCGGTACACGCGCGAGACGAACCTGGCCCTGGTGGGGCTGTCCCAGCGGGACTGGCCCCTCCTCATGGAGGAGCGCTCGGCGGCGCAGCAGACCGTCCGCCTGTTCCACGAGCGCGTGCGGGCTCTGCTCATGGGAGGCACGGTGGAGCTGGGCGGCCAGCCCGTCACGATTCCCGCGATGCAGGCCGAGGAGCTCCACGGGCCGCTGAGGAACATCGAGGAGGGCTTCCGTGAGCTGGAGCACGCGGGCGTCATGGCGCTCCGCGCGGAGCGCAGCGAGCTGACGAACAACCCGCACATCGACCGCATCCAGGAGAAGTCCGCCGAGCTCGTCGAGCAGACCGACGAGTACGTGGCCCTGCTCCAGCGGGGAAGCGACCAGACGCTGGGGCGGCTGCGCTGGCTGCAGGGTGGGACGCTGCTGGCGGGCCTGGGGCTGTTCGCCGTGCTCCTCCTGTTCGTGTACCACCGCGTGGTCGTGCCGCTCGACGCGTCGGTGCGGGCCGTCCGGCGCAGCGAGCAGATGCACCGGGCCCTGTTCGAGGGCGCGCTCGTGGGGCTGTGGCAGGTGTCCGCGGGCCGGTTCGCCCGCGCCAACCGGCTGGCGGCGGACCTGTTCGGCAAGACAGCGCCGGCCGCGCTCGAGGGGAAGACCCTGGACGACGTGCTCGGCGGGGCGGCGGCTCCGCTCCGCGAGCGGCTTGCCGGCGGCGGCGTGGTCGAGGAGTACGAGCTCGAGCTGGCCGACGGGAAGGGCGGACTGCGCTGCCTGGCGCTGTCGGCATGCCTGGACGCGGAGCGGGACCTGCTCGAGGGCACGGTGGTCGACATCACCCCCCGCAGGCGGGCCGAGGCGGCGCTGCGCAAGACGCAGGCGCGGCTGCTCGAGTCGGCACACCGTGCGGGCCAGCTCCAGATTGTCAGCTCGCTCGTGGAGTACTCGCAGGCCCTCATCTTCGTGAAGGACACGCGGGGGCGGTACCTGACCGTCAACCGCAGGCTCGTGGAGCTGCTCGGGGCAGGCGAGCGACGGGAGCTGATTGGCCGGACCGACGCGGACCTCTTCCCGCCGGAGCTGGCGGAGCACTTCCTCGAGTCGGACCGCCAGGTGATGGAGGCGGATGCCACCTGTGACTACGAGCAGGTCTACCCCGGGGCCGACGGTCCACACACCTACCTGGTGCAGAAGTTCCCGCTGAGGGACACGACGGGCGCCATCCATGCGGTGTGTGGAATCGCCACCGACATCACCGAGCGCAAGCACGCCGAAGAGTCGCTGCGGCTGCTGTCGGACACCAGCCGCCGGCTGGCTTCCTCGTTGGACTTCGAGGTGACACTCGACACGGTGGCGCACCTGCTGGTGCCCGCGCTGGCGCGGACGTGCGTGCTCCTGGTCCAGGAGCCCGGTGACGGTGACGCCCCCCGCTGGCGGCAGGTGGTCGCTGACGCCGAGGCGTGCCGGGAGCGGCGCCAGCGGGCGCTGGAGCAGGAGGTCTCCCCCGAGCAGCTCTCGCGGTGGCTCGCGGCGGTGCGGGATGCGAGCGGCGCGTGTACTCCCGTCAGGGACTCCCCGCCGCAAGCCCCTCCCGCCTGGGTGACGCCGCTGCGCGTCAGGGGCGAGGTGCTGGGCCTGTACGTGCTCTTCCCGGAGCCCGGACGCGGGCCCTATTCCGAGGCGGAGCTCGCGCTCATCGAGGAGGTCTCCCAGCGCGGAGGACTGGCCATCGACGCGGCGAGGCTCTACCGCCGCTCGCGCGAGGCAACCCAGGCGCGGGAGGAGTTCCTCTCCATCGCCTCCCACGAGCTGAAGACGCCGCTCACGTCGCTCAAGCTGCACCTGCAGTCCCTGGAGCGCGAGGCGCGGCGTCCCCGGCCGGGGACGGAGTCCGTGCGAATCACCCGGCTGCTCCACCTGGCGGACCGCCAGCTGAACCGGCTGCGGGAGCACATCGACAACCTGCTCGACGTGTCGCGCATCCTCACCGGGCGGATGGAGCTGCACTTCGGGGACGTGGAGCTGTCGGAGGTGGTGGGGGAGGTGCTCGCGGGGCTCAACGAGGAGCTCAGCCGGGGCCGCATCCCCGTCCAGTTCGAGCATGACGGGCCCATCCATGCGCGGTGGGACCGTCCCCGCATCGAGCAGGTGGTCTCGAACCTGGTGGGAAACGCCATCAAGTATGGCGAGCAGAAGCCGGTGCGCGTGTCCGCGCGGGCCCAGGCGGGCCGGGTGTGGCTGAGGGTGCAGGACCAGGGGCCGGGCATCGCTCCCAAGGACCGGGAGCGCATCTTCCAGGTGTTCGAGCGCGCGGTGCGAGGGACGAACATCTCCGGCTTCGGCCTGGGGCTCTACGTCACGCGGCAGATCGTCCAGGCGCATGGGGGCACCATCCAGGTGGAGGACACGCCCGGCGGAGGCACGACCTTCGTCGTCGAGCTGCCCGTCGACCCGGAGTCACCAGCGGAGCCGGTGGGCACGCGGCATCCACCGGGGCTGGAGGCGGGCGCGGAGAGCCAGGCGATGTGCTGA
- the phnD gene encoding phosphate/phosphite/phosphonate ABC transporter substrate-binding protein, producing MSRFVVGRLALGLLGLVLLLPGCTGRDEAGDPPTVGQTTASVQGEASREPQRSGPPIRIAMSAAFVSESGTGVYAKLADWLARELGRQVEFVSGFSYGTIDEMIDDGAVDVGFICGYPYVLKHDRPEPVVDVLAAPVVKSPRYKDQPLYFSDLIVREGSRFQRFEDLEGATLVYNEEKSNSGYNMPRSFLIERGLTKGFFGKVIRSGSHEESIRMVAEGEADASFVDSLVLDYDREKGLGSAGQVRVLMSLGPEAIPPVVVSTQMAPELRERMRAALTHMHEDPEGRRILDEALLSRFAPVEDAHYDGIRRRHALAQRTGFMSLR from the coding sequence ATGTCGCGATTCGTCGTGGGGCGGCTGGCCCTGGGCCTGCTCGGGCTCGTCCTGCTGCTGCCGGGGTGTACCGGGAGGGATGAGGCGGGGGACCCGCCCACGGTCGGGCAGACGACCGCTTCCGTGCAGGGGGAGGCGTCTCGTGAGCCGCAGCGCTCCGGGCCGCCCATCCGCATCGCGATGAGCGCGGCCTTCGTGTCCGAGTCGGGCACCGGCGTCTACGCGAAGCTCGCCGACTGGCTGGCGCGGGAGCTTGGCCGGCAGGTCGAGTTCGTGAGCGGCTTCTCGTACGGCACCATCGACGAGATGATCGACGACGGCGCCGTGGACGTGGGCTTCATCTGCGGCTACCCCTACGTGCTCAAGCACGACCGGCCCGAGCCCGTCGTCGACGTGCTCGCCGCTCCGGTGGTGAAGTCCCCCCGCTACAAGGACCAGCCCCTCTACTTCTCCGACCTCATCGTCCGGGAGGGCAGCCGCTTCCAGCGGTTCGAGGACCTCGAGGGCGCGACGCTCGTCTACAACGAGGAGAAGTCGAACTCCGGCTACAACATGCCCCGCTCCTTCCTCATCGAGCGTGGGCTCACGAAGGGCTTCTTCGGCAAGGTCATCCGGTCCGGCTCGCATGAGGAGTCCATCCGCATGGTGGCGGAGGGAGAGGCCGATGCGAGCTTCGTCGACAGCCTGGTGCTCGACTACGACCGGGAGAAGGGCCTCGGCTCCGCCGGCCAGGTCCGCGTGCTGATGTCGCTGGGACCCGAGGCCATTCCCCCGGTGGTGGTCTCCACGCAGATGGCTCCCGAGCTGCGGGAGCGCATGCGCGCCGCGCTGACCCACATGCACGAGGACCCGGAGGGCCGCCGGATTCTCGATGAGGCGCTGCTCAGCCGCTTCGCGCCCGTGGAGGACGCCCACTACGATGGAATCCGGCGGCGCCATGCGCTCGCACAGCGGACCGGGTTCATGAGCCTCAGGTGA
- a CDS encoding saccharopine dehydrogenase family protein, whose amino-acid sequence MSKSTAEFDVIVWGATGFTGRLVAEYLARNQDAHRVRWALAGRDRTKLEEVRRGLATLAPGSAELPLLVADARDAASLDALVSRTRVVCTTVGPYARHGSELVAACVRARTDYVDLTGEVQWMRRMIDAHHEQARASGARIVHTCGFDSIPSDLGVLMMQEHMREKHGGHLGSVRLYMGPMRAGASGGTVASMLQAVDEMAKDPSVRRILANPHALDPDPKQRGGADERDSMRVRYSEEAGQWTGPFVMAMVNSRVVRRSHALLGYPWGRDFRYTEVAGYGPGPRGLARAASMTAGLGGFLGLVSVKPLRKLLETKVLPAPGEGPSPEQREKGFFVARLLGEGKSPRTGREVRLKGKVAAQGDPGYAATSRMLAEAALCLASDKVPVQGGVLTPASSMGMLLVERLRKAGMTFDVEEQAT is encoded by the coding sequence ATGAGCAAGTCCACCGCCGAGTTCGACGTCATCGTGTGGGGTGCCACCGGCTTCACCGGGCGCCTCGTGGCCGAGTACCTCGCCCGCAACCAGGACGCCCACCGTGTCCGGTGGGCCCTGGCGGGGAGGGACCGGACGAAGCTGGAGGAGGTGCGCCGGGGCCTGGCCACGCTGGCGCCCGGGAGCGCGGAGCTGCCGCTGCTGGTGGCGGATGCGCGGGACGCGGCGTCGCTGGATGCCCTGGTGTCGCGCACGCGAGTCGTCTGCACCACCGTGGGCCCCTACGCGCGCCACGGCAGCGAGCTGGTGGCGGCGTGCGTGCGCGCCCGCACGGACTACGTGGACCTGACGGGCGAGGTGCAGTGGATGCGGCGCATGATTGACGCCCACCACGAGCAGGCCCGGGCCAGCGGCGCGCGCATCGTCCACACCTGCGGCTTCGACTCGATTCCGTCGGACCTGGGCGTGCTGATGATGCAGGAGCACATGCGCGAGAAGCACGGCGGGCACCTGGGCTCCGTGCGCCTCTACATGGGCCCCATGCGCGCGGGGGCCAGCGGCGGCACGGTGGCCAGCATGCTGCAGGCCGTGGACGAGATGGCGAAGGACCCGTCGGTGCGGCGAATCCTCGCCAACCCGCACGCGCTGGACCCGGACCCGAAGCAGCGCGGTGGCGCCGACGAGCGCGACTCCATGCGCGTGCGCTACAGCGAGGAGGCGGGCCAGTGGACGGGGCCTTTCGTCATGGCCATGGTGAACTCGCGCGTGGTGCGGCGCAGCCATGCGCTGCTCGGCTACCCGTGGGGACGCGACTTCCGCTACACGGAGGTGGCTGGCTACGGCCCGGGGCCCAGGGGGCTGGCGCGCGCCGCGAGCATGACGGCGGGCCTGGGCGGCTTCCTCGGGCTGGTGTCGGTGAAGCCGCTGCGCAAGCTGCTGGAGACGAAGGTGCTGCCGGCGCCCGGCGAGGGGCCCTCGCCGGAGCAGCGCGAGAAGGGCTTCTTCGTGGCGCGCCTGCTGGGTGAGGGGAAGTCGCCGCGCACGGGGCGCGAGGTGCGGCTGAAGGGCAAGGTGGCGGCGCAGGGGGACCCGGGCTACGCGGCCACCTCTCGCATGCTCGCCGAGGCGGCCCTGTGCCTCGCCTCCGACAAGGTGCCGGTCCAGGGCGGGGTGCTCACTCCGGCCTCGTCCATGGGCATGCTGCTGGTGGAGCGGCTGCGCAAGGCCGGCATGACGTTCGACGTGGAAGAACAGGCCACGTGA
- a CDS encoding MupA/Atu3671 family FMN-dependent luciferase-like monooxygenase: MTAAAESPTCFIIGEGTLVVPCAQALQERGVRILGLVTREPSLQKWAEEQAIPHVPPGEQVLPFLSKAPFDWLFSIVNLSLVKDEVLRLPRRMAINFHDGPLPRYAGLNVTSWALLHREPQHGVTWHEMTSGADKGRILKQRLFDVAPNETAFSLNARCYTLGMETFAELAEELVEGRATPVEQDFSQRSYFGMAQRPDAASLLDTHGDVEDARALVAALDYGGYPNPLAFAKLWLGSAPVAISESRRVEEGSDSAPGTIVAIEGDALTLAFGGGDLTLKGPKGLCGAPLTWADLLGPRGLAVGDVLPAAPAELRARLSEVGPIAGKAEAFFLHRLETLAPPDLPFLGGSSKEEGTHALTLSASDVAPGWATDLPADERLLFTAAAFLSRLSPEPRFDVGFSDAGTRGRIRDVEGFFASQLPLRLELPLQDAPELAAAAFRKALTQLRDKGALARDVLGRSPQLSGLQRHGGEVAYPVALRIAGAGEPAHLVPGAALTVAVDADGSQARFVFDATRVEKGRVDDVARQLAAFLASLKEAPSRPVGAHDLLGAEERLLLGKWNDTRRDFPADATVHSLFQTQARRTPDAVALVCRGATLTYRELDARSDVLARHLRGAGVGRDVRVGIFMERSLEMMVGVLATHKAGGCYVPLDPAYPPERIAFMVEDAGCHLVLTQERLLKRVPPAAKQVLAVDEAWERISASADVQTPPGDASSLAYVIYTSGSTGKPKGVMIEHRNVVNFGVGMDERLGTERGTWLAVTSLNFDISVLELLWTLTRGFTVVIHAERHGAAQEGQHASRAMDFSLFYFSSDEGERPEGRYDLLMDSVRFADTHGFKAVWTPERHFHAFGGLFPNPALTSAALAAITRNVHLRAGSLVSPLHPTLRIAEDWSVVDNISHGRVGVSFAAGWQPNDFALKPENFPDRKKVMFQQIEDVRRLWRGETLEAKSGSGQTVKLKTLPRPVQKELPIWVTTAGNPETFEEAARAGCHVLTHLLGQSPEEVAQKIAIYREAWAKAGHPGKGTVTLMLHTFVGDSEAAVKEVVRGPMKSYLKSSVSLIKEAAWSFPAFKAQTTLANGNFGTDNLSPEEMDALLDFSFERYFQTSGLFGSVENCVAFVDRMKGIDVDEVACLVDFGVPTELVMKHLPLLAQVLQRSNASVGVKPAAGEVEVDGSVPALMERHQVTHLQCTPSQASMLLAEERAREGLKRLKKMMVGGEAFPVPLARQLSETVSGDVINMYGPTETTIWSSTYPVKNVGDGVPIGTPIANTQLYVLDAQKRPLPIGATGELYIGGAGVVRGYHQRPELDRERFVADPFSKQPGARMYRTGDAARWRQDGLVEFIGRLDHQVKVRGFRIELGEIESRLGEHPAVRETVVVVREDTPGDKRLVAYLIAKPGEPPAADALRDFLRARLPEYMVPAAFVTLTTFPQTPNKKVDRKALPPPEAAQARAVFTNPESETETLLAGIWQDVLKLDKVGVEDKFVDLGGHSLLMVQVLDKLKAKVDKPLTLVDLFRYPTIRALSNFLSGDSGEEEALKEVAARGEARAAARRNLQRRRR, encoded by the coding sequence ATGACCGCGGCTGCTGAGTCGCCCACCTGCTTCATCATCGGCGAGGGCACCCTCGTCGTTCCCTGCGCCCAGGCGCTGCAAGAGCGGGGCGTCCGGATTCTCGGGCTCGTCACGCGCGAGCCTTCCCTCCAGAAATGGGCGGAGGAGCAGGCCATTCCCCACGTGCCGCCCGGGGAGCAGGTACTGCCCTTCCTGTCGAAGGCGCCCTTCGACTGGCTCTTCAGCATCGTCAACCTGAGCCTGGTGAAGGACGAGGTGCTGCGGCTGCCCCGCCGCATGGCCATCAACTTCCACGACGGTCCGCTGCCGCGCTACGCCGGCCTCAACGTCACGTCCTGGGCGCTGCTGCACCGCGAGCCCCAGCACGGCGTCACCTGGCACGAGATGACGTCGGGCGCGGACAAGGGCCGCATCCTCAAGCAGCGCCTCTTCGACGTCGCCCCCAACGAGACGGCCTTCAGCCTCAACGCGCGCTGCTACACGCTGGGCATGGAGACGTTCGCCGAGCTGGCCGAGGAGCTCGTCGAGGGCCGCGCCACGCCCGTCGAGCAGGACTTCTCCCAGCGCAGCTACTTCGGCATGGCGCAGCGCCCGGACGCGGCGTCGCTGCTGGACACCCACGGCGACGTGGAGGACGCGCGCGCGCTGGTGGCGGCGCTGGACTACGGCGGCTATCCCAACCCGCTCGCGTTCGCCAAGCTGTGGCTGGGCAGCGCGCCCGTCGCCATCTCCGAGTCGCGCCGCGTGGAGGAGGGCTCCGACTCCGCGCCGGGCACCATCGTCGCCATCGAGGGTGACGCGCTGACGCTGGCCTTCGGCGGCGGAGACCTCACGCTCAAGGGCCCCAAGGGCCTGTGCGGCGCGCCCCTGACGTGGGCGGACCTGCTGGGGCCTCGCGGGCTCGCGGTGGGCGACGTCCTCCCGGCGGCCCCCGCGGAGCTCCGCGCGCGGCTGTCCGAGGTGGGCCCCATCGCCGGCAAGGCGGAGGCGTTCTTCCTCCACCGGCTGGAGACGCTCGCGCCGCCGGACCTCCCGTTCCTGGGCGGCAGCTCGAAGGAGGAGGGGACGCACGCGCTGACGCTCTCCGCCAGTGACGTGGCCCCGGGCTGGGCCACGGACCTGCCGGCCGACGAGCGGCTGCTGTTCACCGCCGCCGCCTTCCTGTCGCGCCTGTCCCCGGAGCCGCGCTTCGACGTGGGCTTCAGCGACGCCGGCACGCGTGGTCGCATCCGGGACGTGGAGGGCTTCTTCGCCTCGCAGCTCCCGCTGCGCCTGGAGCTGCCCCTGCAGGACGCGCCGGAGCTGGCGGCCGCCGCCTTCCGCAAGGCGCTGACGCAGCTGCGCGACAAGGGCGCGCTCGCGAGGGACGTGCTCGGCCGCTCCCCGCAGCTGTCCGGCCTGCAGCGCCACGGCGGCGAGGTGGCCTACCCGGTCGCCCTGCGCATCGCGGGCGCCGGCGAGCCGGCCCACCTCGTCCCCGGCGCGGCCCTGACCGTCGCGGTGGACGCGGACGGAAGCCAGGCGCGCTTCGTCTTCGACGCCACGCGCGTGGAGAAGGGCCGCGTGGACGACGTGGCCCGCCAGCTCGCCGCGTTCCTCGCGTCGCTCAAGGAGGCCCCGAGCCGGCCTGTCGGCGCGCACGACCTGCTGGGCGCGGAGGAGCGGCTGCTGCTGGGCAAGTGGAACGACACCCGCCGCGACTTCCCGGCCGACGCCACCGTCCACTCGCTCTTCCAGACGCAGGCCCGCCGCACCCCGGACGCGGTCGCCCTGGTCTGCCGCGGCGCCACGCTGACCTACCGCGAGCTGGATGCGCGCAGCGACGTGCTCGCGCGCCACCTGCGCGGCGCCGGCGTGGGCCGGGACGTGCGCGTGGGCATCTTCATGGAGCGCTCGCTGGAGATGATGGTGGGCGTGCTGGCCACCCACAAGGCGGGCGGCTGCTACGTCCCTCTGGACCCGGCCTACCCGCCCGAGCGCATCGCCTTCATGGTGGAGGACGCGGGGTGCCACCTGGTGCTCACCCAGGAGCGGCTGCTCAAGCGCGTGCCCCCCGCCGCGAAGCAGGTCCTCGCGGTGGACGAGGCGTGGGAGCGAATCTCGGCCTCGGCGGACGTCCAGACGCCTCCGGGCGACGCCAGCAGCCTCGCGTACGTCATCTACACCTCGGGCAGCACCGGCAAGCCCAAGGGCGTGATGATTGAGCACCGCAACGTCGTGAACTTCGGCGTCGGCATGGACGAGCGGCTGGGCACCGAGCGCGGCACGTGGCTCGCCGTCACCAGCCTCAACTTCGACATCTCCGTGCTGGAGCTGCTGTGGACGCTCACCCGGGGCTTCACGGTGGTCATCCACGCGGAGCGGCACGGCGCCGCGCAGGAGGGCCAGCACGCCTCGCGCGCCATGGACTTCAGCCTCTTCTACTTCTCCAGCGACGAGGGGGAGCGGCCCGAGGGGCGCTACGATTTGCTGATGGACAGCGTGCGCTTCGCGGACACCCACGGCTTCAAGGCCGTCTGGACGCCGGAGCGGCACTTCCACGCGTTCGGCGGCCTGTTCCCGAACCCGGCCCTCACCTCGGCCGCGCTCGCGGCGATTACGCGCAACGTGCACCTGCGCGCGGGCAGCCTCGTGTCGCCCCTGCACCCGACGCTGCGCATCGCCGAGGACTGGTCCGTGGTGGACAACATCTCCCACGGCCGCGTGGGCGTGTCCTTCGCGGCGGGCTGGCAGCCCAATGACTTCGCGCTGAAGCCGGAGAACTTCCCGGACCGCAAGAAGGTCATGTTCCAGCAGATTGAAGACGTGCGCCGGCTGTGGCGCGGCGAGACTCTGGAGGCGAAGAGCGGCTCGGGCCAGACGGTGAAGCTGAAGACGCTTCCCCGGCCGGTGCAGAAGGAGCTGCCCATCTGGGTCACCACCGCCGGCAACCCGGAGACCTTCGAGGAGGCGGCGCGCGCGGGCTGCCACGTGCTCACGCACCTCCTGGGCCAGTCTCCCGAGGAGGTGGCGCAGAAGATCGCCATCTACCGCGAGGCGTGGGCCAAGGCGGGCCACCCGGGCAAGGGCACCGTGACGCTGATGCTGCACACCTTCGTCGGTGACTCGGAGGCCGCCGTGAAGGAGGTCGTCCGCGGCCCGATGAAGTCGTACCTCAAGTCCTCGGTGAGCCTCATCAAGGAGGCGGCCTGGAGCTTCCCGGCGTTCAAGGCGCAGACCACCCTGGCCAACGGGAACTTCGGCACCGACAACCTCTCCCCCGAGGAGATGGACGCGCTGCTGGACTTCTCCTTCGAGCGCTACTTCCAGACGTCCGGCCTCTTCGGCAGCGTGGAGAACTGCGTTGCCTTCGTGGACAGGATGAAGGGCATCGACGTGGACGAGGTGGCCTGCCTCGTGGACTTCGGCGTCCCCACGGAGCTGGTGATGAAGCACCTGCCGCTCCTGGCCCAGGTGCTCCAGCGCTCCAACGCCAGCGTCGGGGTGAAGCCCGCCGCCGGCGAGGTGGAGGTGGACGGCTCGGTCCCCGCGCTGATGGAGCGCCACCAGGTGACGCACCTGCAGTGCACGCCGTCCCAGGCGAGCATGCTGCTGGCCGAGGAGCGCGCGCGTGAGGGCCTCAAGCGCCTGAAGAAGATGATGGTGGGCGGCGAGGCCTTCCCCGTGCCGCTGGCGCGCCAGCTGTCGGAGACGGTCTCCGGCGACGTCATCAACATGTACGGGCCGACGGAGACGACCATCTGGTCCTCCACGTACCCGGTGAAGAACGTGGGAGACGGGGTGCCCATCGGCACGCCCATCGCCAACACGCAGCTGTACGTGCTGGACGCCCAGAAGCGCCCGCTGCCCATCGGCGCCACGGGGGAGCTGTACATCGGCGGCGCGGGCGTGGTGCGCGGCTACCACCAGCGGCCGGAGCTGGACCGCGAGCGCTTCGTGGCGGACCCGTTCTCGAAGCAGCCGGGCGCGCGGATGTACCGCACGGGTGACGCCGCGCGCTGGCGGCAGGACGGCCTGGTGGAGTTCATCGGCCGCCTGGACCACCAGGTGAAGGTGCGCGGCTTCCGCATCGAGCTGGGCGAAATCGAGTCCCGGCTCGGTGAGCACCCCGCGGTGCGCGAGACAGTCGTCGTCGTCCGCGAGGACACGCCGGGCGACAAGCGGCTGGTGGCCTACCTCATCGCGAAGCCGGGCGAGCCGCCCGCGGCCGACGCGCTGCGCGACTTCCTGCGCGCGCGGCTGCCGGAGTACATGGTGCCGGCCGCCTTCGTCACGCTGACCACCTTCCCCCAGACGCCCAACAAGAAGGTGGACCGCAAGGCCCTGCCGCCCCCCGAGGCGGCCCAGGCGCGCGCCGTCTTCACCAACCCCGAGAGCGAGACGGAGACGCTCCTGGCCGGCATCTGGCAGGACGTCCTCAAGCTCGACAAGGTGGGCGTGGAGGACAAGTTCGTGGACCTCGGCGGCCACTCGCTGCTGATGGTCCAGGTGCTCGACAAGCTGAAGGCCAAGGTGGACAAGCCGCTGACGCTGGTGGACCTGTTCCGCTACCCCACCATCCGCGCCCTCTCCAACTTCCTCTCCGGCGACAGCGGTGAGGAGGAGGCCCTCAAGGAAGTCGCCGCGCGCGGTGAGGCGCGAGCGGCCGCCCGGCGGAACCTGCAGCGCCGCCGCCGGTAG
- a CDS encoding alpha/beta hydrolase fold domain-containing protein, with protein MKRRKWLLVVVALVGALGVVSVKLGGQGRSKAPGPFPYDGTPLSAEAGAALATGGWSLSEVQGPPLQRALTRPPAPGQSRWVVFFGGNGPGYLAEARSVLESLDAGRGLGLAAVAPPGFDSSPGKPSPEALQAGARAAVRWLVATHKVDPASLHLVGFSMGSQAALAAAHALEQDGTPARGLVLMAPFTEMDVTDKGLWGRLWTPDRYDNLSLAAAGLPPVRVLHGLADGALPPAHGEELARRLGGSFQSFPGVGHSELLKHPAALAEARAGLDP; from the coding sequence GTGAAGCGGAGGAAGTGGCTGCTCGTCGTCGTGGCGCTCGTGGGCGCCCTGGGGGTGGTCTCGGTGAAGCTCGGCGGGCAGGGCAGGTCGAAGGCACCGGGACCGTTCCCCTATGACGGCACGCCCCTGTCCGCCGAGGCGGGCGCCGCGCTGGCCACGGGAGGGTGGAGCCTCTCGGAGGTCCAGGGCCCCCCGCTCCAGCGGGCGCTGACGCGGCCTCCCGCGCCGGGGCAGTCACGCTGGGTGGTCTTCTTCGGCGGCAACGGGCCGGGCTACCTCGCGGAGGCGCGCAGCGTCCTCGAGTCGCTGGACGCAGGCCGGGGGCTCGGGCTGGCCGCGGTGGCGCCGCCGGGCTTCGACAGCTCTCCCGGGAAGCCCTCGCCGGAGGCGCTCCAGGCCGGCGCCCGGGCCGCGGTGCGCTGGCTGGTGGCCACCCACAAGGTGGACCCGGCCTCGCTCCACCTCGTGGGCTTCTCCATGGGAAGCCAGGCGGCGCTCGCGGCGGCCCACGCCCTCGAGCAGGACGGGACGCCCGCGCGGGGCCTGGTGCTGATGGCGCCCTTCACCGAGATGGACGTGACGGACAAGGGGCTCTGGGGCCGGCTGTGGACTCCGGACCGGTACGACAACCTCTCCCTCGCCGCCGCGGGCCTGCCACCCGTCCGGGTGCTGCACGGGCTGGCGGACGGGGCCCTGCCTCCTGCCCATGGGGAGGAGCTTGCCCGCCGGCTGGGGGGCTCCTTCCAGTCGTTCCCGGGCGTAGGGCACTCTGAGCTTCTGAAACATCCAGCCGCCCTCGCCGAGGCCCGGGCCGGGTTGGACCCCTGA